From the Tenacibaculum dicentrarchi genome, the window TTATGATACACTTTTGAGCGAATAAAAAAACAAGCTCCAGAAGCCCAAAAAATTTCAGTAGTATCGTTAAACTGTCCGTTGTCGATTTCTAAATGATTGAAAATTCGTCCACGGCAATACGGATAACCATATAAATCGACAAATCCACCGCCAGCACCTGCATATTCAAATTTTGTTTTATCTTTAAAGTCTAAAATTTTTGGCTGAATAATAGCTGTATTTTTTTCTTTTTTAAAAGTGTCTAAAATAGGAGTAAGCCAGTTTTTAGTAACCTCAATATCAGAATTTACTAAACAATAAACATCAGCATTAATATGTTGTAAAGCATCATTATATCCTTTCGCATATCCACCATTAGTACTATTTTCTACTATTTTAACGGTCGGAAAATTTTGTTTGATAAAAGCGATAGAATCATCAGAAGAAGCATTATCAGCAACATAAATTTCAGCCTGATTTACACTAAAATTTACAATACTTGGTAAAAATTGTTCTAATAATTGTTTACCATTCCAATTTAATATAACGACTGCTGTTTTCATAATTGCGAATTTATCAATTATTTATTATTTATAATCAGGAATATCTTTTAAAAAAACATAGGTTTCATTTTCTTTATCAAGCTGACAAAAATAATGCTCTAATCCGTTGGTAACAATTAGATAATTAGCATTTAATTTTAAGTTATAACGTGCAATTTGGTCAAAAGTATCTTGAGCAATTTTAATTTTTGGAGCTTTACATTCTACTATAATATTCGGCGTTCCATCTGAAGAAAAAATAACAATATCTGTTCGTTTTTTTAGGTTGTTTATAGTCAATTGTTTTTCAAGAGCAATTAAAGTAACAGGATATTTTTTTTCTTCAATTAAAAACTGCACAAAATGTTGACGAACCCATTCTTCAGGAGTTAATACTAAGTATTTTTTTCTTAAATTATCAAAAATAAGCGTCTTATTTTCGTTACTTTTGAGCCTGAATTTGTAGGTAGGAAGATTCAATTTTTGCATGCTTCAAAAATAAGAAAATGAACGAAATTAAAACTATCGTATCCGATATAAAAAAGGGCAATATAAAACCTATATATTTTTTAATGGGTGATGAACCTTATTATATTGATAAAATCTCTGAATATATTGAAAAAAACGTACTTGACGAATCTGAAAAAGGCTTTAATCAAGTGGTAATGTACGGAAGAGATGTTACTATTGACGAAATTATAGCATCAGCAAAACGCTATCCTATGATGGCAGAAAAGCAGGTAATTATTGTAAAAGAAGCGCAAGATTTAGTTCGTACAATAGATAGAATTGAAGCTTATGCTGAAAATCCGCAATTAAGTACCGTATTAGTTTTTAATTATAAATATAAGAAGTTAGATAAGCGTAAAAAAACCTATAAAGCGATTGCTAAAAATGGCTTAATTTACGAGAGTAAAAAATTATATGAGAATCAGGTTGCCGATTGGATTCGTAAAGTTTTAGGCGGAAGAAAATATAATATTGAGCCAAAAGCATCTCAAATGCTAGTAGAGTTTTTAGGAACAGATTTGAGTAAAATATCCAATGAATTAGAAAAGTTGATGTCTGTTTTACCTAAAAATATCATTATTACAGATAAACATATTGAAGAAAATATTGGTATTTCAAAAGATTTTAACAATTTTGAATTGCGAAAAGCAATCGGTCAAAAAGATATTGTAAAAGCGAATAGGATAATCAATTATTTTACTCAAAATCCTAAAAATAATCCGTTAGTAATGACTATTTCATTATTAAATAGTTTTTTTACACAATTATTAATGTATCACGGTTTAAAAGATAAATCGAAAGGTAATGTAGCTAAAGTTTTGGGTGTAAATCCTTATTTTGTGGATGATTATAGTTCAGCTGGAAAAAAATATCCGATGCGAAAAGTATCGCAAGTAATCGGTTTTTTACGAGAAGCAGATATCAAAAGTAAAGGAGTAGGAGCAAATCAATCATCTTCAGATATCTTAAAAGAATTGTTGTTTAAAATACTTCATTAATTAAATTGATTTTGATTTGTATCAAAAAGAAAATCTGTAATTAACAAAATTAGTATTTTCGCAATTCAAAATATATATACATGATTACTGTAGATCAATTAACGGTTGAATTTAGTGGAAAAACGTTGTTTAAAGACGTATCGTTTGTAATAAATGAAAACGATAAAATAGCCTTAATGGGTAAAAATGGCGCAGG encodes:
- a CDS encoding type I restriction enzyme HsdR N-terminal domain-containing protein; protein product: MQKLNLPTYKFRLKSNENKTLIFDNLRKKYLVLTPEEWVRQHFVQFLIEEKKYPVTLIALEKQLTINNLKKRTDIVIFSSDGTPNIIVECKAPKIKIAQDTFDQIARYNLKLNANYLIVTNGLEHYFCQLDKENETYVFLKDIPDYK
- the holA gene encoding DNA polymerase III subunit delta: MNEIKTIVSDIKKGNIKPIYFLMGDEPYYIDKISEYIEKNVLDESEKGFNQVVMYGRDVTIDEIIASAKRYPMMAEKQVIIVKEAQDLVRTIDRIEAYAENPQLSTVLVFNYKYKKLDKRKKTYKAIAKNGLIYESKKLYENQVADWIRKVLGGRKYNIEPKASQMLVEFLGTDLSKISNELEKLMSVLPKNIIITDKHIEENIGISKDFNNFELRKAIGQKDIVKANRIINYFTQNPKNNPLVMTISLLNSFFTQLLMYHGLKDKSKGNVAKVLGVNPYFVDDYSSAGKKYPMRKVSQVIGFLREADIKSKGVGANQSSSDILKELLFKILH
- a CDS encoding glycosyltransferase family 2 protein, translating into MKTAVVILNWNGKQLLEQFLPSIVNFSVNQAEIYVADNASSDDSIAFIKQNFPTVKIVENSTNGGYAKGYNDALQHINADVYCLVNSDIEVTKNWLTPILDTFKKEKNTAIIQPKILDFKDKTKFEYAGAGGGFVDLYGYPYCRGRIFNHLEIDNGQFNDTTEIFWASGACFFIRSKVYHKLNGFDEDYFAHQEEIDLCWRAKNENFTIKYVGNSTVYHVGGATLQAINPQKTFLNFRNSLLNIVKNVPTKLVFFVIFSRLVLDGIAGLKFLAELKPKHTIAILKAHFSFYANFIKFLGKRKKLNKENNYNKHSSIVWQYYALGRKNFNQLK